Proteins encoded by one window of Streptococcus suis S735:
- the neuB gene encoding N-acetylneuraminate synthase — MVYIIAEIGCNHNGDVHLARKMVEVAVDCGVDAVKFQTFKADLLISKYAPKAEYQKITTGESDSQLEMTRRLELSFEEYLDLRDYCLEKGVDVFSTPFDEESLDFLISTDMPVYKIPSGEITNLPYLEKIGRQAKKVILSTGMAVMDEIHQAVKILQENGTTDISILHCTTEYPTPYPALNLNVLHTLKKEFPNLTIGYSDHSVGSEVPIAAAAMGAELIEKHFTLDNEMEGPDHKASATPDILAALVKGVRIVEQSLGKFEKEPEEVEVRNKIVARKSIVAKKAIAKGEVFTEENITVKRPGNGISPMEWYKVLGQVSEQDFEEDQNICHSAFENQM, encoded by the coding sequence ATGGTTTATATTATTGCAGAAATTGGTTGTAATCACAACGGTGATGTTCATCTAGCACGGAAAATGGTAGAAGTTGCCGTTGATTGTGGTGTGGATGCCGTTAAATTTCAGACATTTAAGGCAGATTTGTTGATTTCAAAATACGCACCAAAGGCAGAATACCAAAAAATTACAACAGGAGAGTCAGATTCTCAGCTCGAAATGACTCGTCGTTTGGAATTGAGCTTTGAAGAGTATCTTGATTTGCGTGATTACTGTCTTGAAAAGGGAGTTGATGTGTTTTCGACACCTTTTGATGAGGAATCATTGGACTTCTTGATTAGCACAGATATGCCCGTTTATAAGATTCCATCTGGTGAGATTACCAATCTTCCCTATTTGGAAAAAATTGGTCGTCAAGCTAAGAAAGTTATTCTTTCAACTGGTATGGCTGTTATGGATGAAATTCATCAAGCGGTGAAGATTTTGCAGGAAAATGGAACGACCGATATTTCGATTTTGCATTGTACAACCGAGTATCCAACCCCTTACCCTGCTTTGAATTTGAATGTCTTGCATACCTTGAAAAAAGAATTTCCAAACTTAACAATTGGCTATTCAGACCATAGTGTTGGTTCAGAAGTACCCATCGCTGCTGCAGCAATGGGAGCTGAATTGATTGAAAAGCACTTTACTCTGGACAATGAAATGGAAGGACCAGATCATAAAGCGAGTGCTACTCCTGATATCTTAGCAGCCTTGGTAAAAGGAGTGAGGATAGTGGAACAATCTCTTGGTAAATTTGAAAAAGAGCCAGAAGAAGTTGAAGTACGAAATAAAATTGTAGCTAGAAAATCTATTGTTGCCAAAAAAGCAATTGCTAAAGGCGAAGTCTTTACAGAAGAAAACATCACTGTCAAAAGACCAGGAAATGGAATTTCGCCAATGGAATGGTACAAAGTCTTGGGGCAGGTGAGTGAGCAGGATTTTGAGGAAGACCAAAATATTTGCCATAGTGCTTTTGAAAATCAAATGTAA
- the neuC gene encoding UDP-N-acetylglucosamine 2-epimerase, producing MKKICFVTGSRAEYGIMRRLLSYLQDDPEMELDLVVTAMHLEEKYGMTVKDIEADKRRIVKRIPLHLTDTSKQTIVKSLATLTEQLTVLFEEVQYDLVLILGDRYEMLPVANAALLYNIPICHIHGGEKTMGNFDESIRHAITKMSHLHLTSTDEFRNRVIQLGENPNHVLNIGAMGVENVLKQDFLTREELAMELGIDFAEDYYVVLFHPVTLEDNTAEEQTQALLDALKEDGSQCLIIGSNSDTHADKIMELMHEFVKQDSDSYIFTSLPTRYYHSLVKHSQGLIGNSSSGLIEVPSLQVPTLNIGNRQFGRLSGPSVVHVGTSKEAIVGGLGQLRDVIDFTNPFEQPDSALQGYRAIKEFLSVQASTMKEFYDR from the coding sequence ATGAAAAAAATTTGTTTTGTGACAGGCTCTCGTGCCGAATATGGGATTATGCGTCGCTTATTGAGCTATCTACAGGATGATCCAGAAATGGAGCTGGATCTTGTAGTGACAGCCATGCATCTAGAAGAAAAATATGGGATGACGGTCAAAGACATCGAAGCGGACAAGCGTAGGATTGTCAAGCGGATTCCATTGCATTTGACGGATACGTCTAAGCAGACAATCGTCAAATCTTTAGCGACCTTGACAGAGCAACTCACGGTTCTTTTTGAAGAAGTCCAGTATGACTTGGTGTTGATTCTGGGGGATCGCTATGAGATGCTACCAGTTGCCAATGCTGCGTTGCTTTATAATATTCCTATTTGCCATATTCATGGTGGTGAAAAAACCATGGGAAATTTTGATGAGTCGATTCGCCATGCCATTACCAAGATGAGTCACCTTCATCTGACATCAACGGATGAATTTAGAAATCGTGTCATTCAACTAGGAGAAAATCCCAACCATGTACTGAACATCGGAGCTATGGGTGTTGAAAATGTTTTAAAACAAGACTTTTTGACAAGAGAAGAGTTGGCGATGGAACTTGGAATTGATTTTGCCGAGGATTACTATGTTGTACTCTTTCACCCTGTTACCTTGGAGGATAACACAGCCGAAGAACAAACGCAGGCCTTATTAGATGCTCTAAAAGAAGATGGTAGCCAGTGTTTGATAATTGGATCCAATTCGGATACACATGCCGATAAGATAATGGAATTGATGCATGAATTTGTAAAACAAGACTCTGATTCTTACATCTTTACTTCGCTTCCAACTCGTTATTACCATTCCTTGGTCAAGCATTCACAAGGTTTAATAGGGAATTCTTCGTCAGGTTTGATTGAAGTGCCCTCATTACAGGTTCCGACCTTAAATATTGGAAATCGCCAATTTGGACGTTTGTCAGGACCGAGTGTGGTACATGTTGGAACTTCTAAGGAAGCGATTGTTGGTGGTTTGGGGCAATTACGTGATGTGATAGATTTTACCAATCCATTTGAACAACCTGATTCTGCTTTACAAGGTTATCGAGCTATCAAGGAATTTTTATCTGTACAGGCCTCAACCATGAAAGAGTTTTATGATAGATAG
- a CDS encoding acetyltransferase, which produces MIDRGESLMKKVAFLGAGTFSDGVLPWLDRSRYELIGYFEDKPISDYRGYPVFGPLQDVLTYLDDGKVDAVFVTIGDNVKRKEIFDLLAKDHYDALFNIISEQANIFSPDSIKGRGVFIGFSSFVGADSYVYDNCIINTGAIVEHHTTVEAHCNITPGVTINGLCRIGEGTYIGSGSTVIQCIEIAPYTTLGAGTVVLKSLTESGTYVGVPARKIK; this is translated from the coding sequence ATGATAGATAGGGGAGAAAGTTTGATGAAAAAAGTAGCCTTTCTAGGAGCGGGTACCTTTTCAGATGGTGTCCTTCCTTGGTTGGATAGAAGTCGATATGAACTCATTGGATATTTTGAAGATAAACCGATCAGTGACTATCGTGGCTATCCTGTATTTGGTCCCTTGCAAGATGTCCTAACCTATTTGGATGATGGAAAAGTAGATGCTGTCTTCGTCACTATAGGTGACAATGTCAAGCGCAAGGAAATCTTTGACTTGCTTGCCAAAGATCATTATGATGCTTTGTTCAACATCATTAGCGAGCAAGCCAATATTTTTTCCCCAGATAGTATCAAGGGACGAGGGGTTTTCATAGGTTTTTCAAGTTTTGTAGGAGCCGATTCCTATGTCTATGACAATTGTATCATCAATACGGGTGCCATTGTGGAACATCATACCACGGTGGAGGCCCATTGTAACATTACTCCAGGAGTGACCATAAATGGCTTGTGCCGTATCGGAGAAGGCACTTATATTGGAAGTGGTTCAACAGTGATTCAATGTATCGAGATTGCACCTTATACAACATTGGGGGCAGGGACAGTTGTTTTGAAATCGTTGACGGAGTCAGGGACCTATGTTGGTGTACCTGCTAGAAAGATTAAATAG
- a CDS encoding cytidylyltransferase domain-containing protein yields the protein MEPICLIPARSGSKGLPNKNMLFLDGVPMIFHTIRAAIESGCFKKENIYVSTDSEVYKEICETTGVQVLMRPADLATDFTTSFQLNEHFLQDFSDDQVFVLLQVTSPLRSGKHVKEAMELYGKGQADHVVSFTKVDKSPTLFSTLDENGFAKDIAGLGGSYRRQDEKTLYYPNGAIYISSKQAYLADKTYFSEKTAAYVMTKEDSIDVDDHFDFTGVIGRIYFDYQRREQQNKPFYKRELKRLCEQRVHDSLVIGDSRLLALLLDGFDNISIGGMTASTALENQGLFLATPIKKVLLSLGVNDLITDYPLHMIEDTIRQLMESLVSKAEQVFVTTIAYTLFRDSVSNEEIVQLNDVIVQSASELGISVIDLNEVVEKEAMLDYQYTNDGLHFNQIGQERVNQLILTSLTR from the coding sequence ATGGAACCAATTTGTCTGATTCCTGCTCGGTCAGGATCAAAAGGTTTACCAAATAAAAACATGTTATTTTTAGATGGTGTACCGATGATTTTCCATACCATTCGAGCTGCGATTGAGTCTGGATGTTTTAAGAAAGAAAATATATATGTCAGTACTGATTCAGAGGTTTACAAGGAAATTTGTGAAACAACTGGGGTTCAAGTCCTCATGCGTCCAGCTGACTTGGCGACAGATTTTACAACCTCTTTTCAACTGAACGAACATTTTTTACAAGATTTTTCTGATGACCAAGTATTTGTTCTCCTGCAAGTTACGTCCCCATTAAGATCGGGAAAACATGTCAAGGAGGCGATGGAGTTATATGGGAAAGGTCAAGCTGACCACGTTGTTAGCTTTACCAAAGTCGATAAGTCTCCAACATTGTTTTCAACTTTAGACGAAAACGGATTCGCTAAGGATATTGCAGGATTAGGTGGCAGTTATCGTCGTCAAGATGAGAAAACACTCTACTATCCTAATGGAGCGATTTATATTTCTTCTAAGCAGGCTTATTTAGCGGATAAAACTTATTTTTCTGAAAAAACAGCGGCCTATGTGATGACGAAGGAAGATTCGATTGATGTAGATGATCACTTTGATTTTACTGGTGTTATTGGTCGAATTTACTTTGATTACCAGCGTCGTGAGCAACAAAACAAACCATTTTATAAAAGAGAGTTAAAGCGTTTATGTGAGCAACGAGTCCATGATAGTCTTGTGATTGGCGATAGTCGTCTGTTAGCCTTGTTACTGGATGGTTTCGATAATATCAGCATCGGTGGGATGACAGCTTCGACAGCACTTGAAAACCAAGGTCTCTTTTTGGCTACTCCGATAAAGAAAGTTTTGCTTTCTCTTGGTGTGAATGATTTGATTACTGACTATCCCTTGCATATGATTGAGGATACTATTCGCCAGCTGATGGAAAGTCTTGTTTCCAAAGCAGAGCAGGTTTTTGTGACGACGATTGCCTACACGCTGTTTCGTGATAGCGTTTCAAATGAAGAAATTGTGCAGCTGAATGACGTTATTGTTCAGTCAGCAAGTGAACTGGGTATTTCAGTGATTGATCTAAATGAAGTTGTTGAAAAAGAGGCGATGCTTGACTATCAGTATACCAATGATGGATTGCATTTCAATCAGATTGGACAAGAGCGTGTGAATCAGCTGATTTTGACAAGTTTGACAAGATAA
- a CDS encoding IS630 family transposase (programmed frameshift) — translation MAYSLDFRKKVLAYCEKTGSITEASAIFQVSRNTIYQWLKLKEKTGELHHQVKGTKPRKVDRDKLKNYLETHPDAYLTEIASEFDCHPTAIHYALKAMGYTPKKKSCTYYEQDPEKVELFLKELNNLSHLTPVYIDETGFETYFHRKYGRSLKGQLIKGKVSGRRYQRISLVAGLINGALIAPMTYKDTMTSGFFEAWFKTFLLPTLGKPSVIIMDNAKFHRMSKLKDLCEEQGHRLLPLPPYSPEYNPIEKIWAHIKKHLRRVLPNCDTFLEALSSCSCFS, via the exons ATGGCATATTCATTAGATTTTCGTAAAAAAGTTCTCGCATACTGTGAGAAAACCGGCAGTATTACTGAAGCATCAGCTATTTTCCAAGTTTCACGTAACACTATCTATCAATGGCTAAAATTAAAAGAGAAAACCGGCGAGCTTCATCACCAAGTTAAAGGAACCAAGCCAAGAAAAGTGGATAGAGATAAATTAAAGAATTATCTTGAAACTCATCCAGATGCTTATTTGACTGAAATAGCTTCTGAATTTGACTGTCATCCAACAGCTATTCATTACGCCCTCAAAGCTATGGGATATACTC CGAAAAAAAAGAGCTGTACCTACTATGAACAAGACCCTGAAAAAGTAGAACTGTTCCTTAAAGAATTGAATAACTTAAGCCACTTGACTCCTGTTTATATTGACGAGACAGGGTTTGAGACATATTTTCATCGAAAATATGGTCGCTCTTTGAAAGGTCAGTTGATAAAAGGTAAGGTCTCTGGAAGAAGATACCAGCGGATATCTTTAGTAGCAGGTCTCATAAATGGTGCGCTTATAGCCCCGATGACATACAAAGATACTATGACGAGTGGCTTTTTCGAAGCTTGGTTCAAAACATTCTTACTACCCACTTTAGGTAAACCATCTGTTATCATTATGGACAATGCAAAGTTTCATAGGATGAGTAAGCTAAAAGATTTATGCGAGGAGCAGGGACATAGACTTTTACCACTTCCTCCTTACTCACCGGAATATAATCCCATTGAGAAAATATGGGCTCACATCAAAAAACACCTCAGAAGAGTATTGCCAAATTGCGATACTTTTCTTGAGGCACTTTCGTCCTGCTCTTGTTTCAGTTGA
- the tnpB gene encoding IS66 family insertion sequence element accessory protein TnpB (TnpB, as the term is used for proteins encoded by IS66 family insertion elements, is considered an accessory protein, since TnpC, encoded by a neighboring gene, is a DDE family transposase.), which produces MTIRLSDLGQVFLVCGKTDMRQGIDSLAYLVKSQFNLDPFSGQVYLFCGGRKDRFKALYWDEQGFWLLYKRFENGKLAWSNNEEEVKALTSEQVD; this is translated from the coding sequence ATGACCATCCGACTCAGTGATTTAGGTCAAGTCTTCTTGGTCTGTGGGAAAACGGATATGCGTCAGGGGATTGACTCTCTCGCCTATCTTGTCAAAAGTCAATTTAATCTGGATCCCTTTTCAGGTCAGGTCTATCTCTTCTGCGGAGGTCGAAAAGACCGATTCAAAGCTCTTTACTGGGATGAACAGGGATTTTGGTTATTGTATAAACGTTTTGAAAATGGGAAATTGGCCTGGTCAAACAATGAAGAAGAAGTCAAGGCTCTAACTTCCGAACAAGTAGATTAG
- a CDS encoding D-alanine--D-alanine ligase, protein MARDGRKEGKKSLIPSFCDYFSINYTGSNALTVSLCRNKFIWGAIADYFNIPTPKTVCIKDGEVLGEPFEAQKYIRKEISESASINLSNDSIMNNFEWKNIEKKIFCCKSVFQELKLKSLF, encoded by the coding sequence TTGGCTAGAGACGGTCGAAAAGAAGGAAAAAAATCGCTGATTCCCTCTTTTTGCGATTACTTTAGCATTAATTATACAGGTTCAAATGCACTAACAGTTTCATTATGTCGTAATAAATTTATTTGGGGAGCTATTGCAGATTACTTTAATATTCCAACACCCAAAACTGTTTGTATAAAAGATGGCGAGGTATTAGGTGAGCCTTTTGAAGCTCAAAAATATATTAGAAAAGAAATTTCGGAATCTGCAAGTATTAATCTTTCCAATGATTCAATAATGAATAATTTTGAGTGGAAAAATATAGAAAAAAAGATTTTCTGTTGCAAGAGTGTATTTCAGGAATTGAAGTTGAAGTCCCTTTTTTAA
- the aroA gene encoding 3-phosphoshikimate 1-carboxyvinyltransferase, with product MKLRRSVEKLKGTIRVPGDKSISHRSIIFGSLAKGVTRFHNILRGEDVLSTMQVFRDLGVKIEDNGDIVEVHGVGFDGLQAPKNDLDMGNSGTSIRLISGVLAGQDFEATMFGDDSLSKRPMDRVTIPLSQMGVEISGQTERDLPPLTIKGNKNLKPIRYQLPVASAQVKSALIFAALQAEGESVIVEKELTRNHTEDMIVQFGGQLEVNGKEIRIQGGQEFIAQEITVPGDISSAAFWLVAGLIIPGSKIVLENVGINETRTGILDVIKAMGGKMTLSNIDELAKSATITVETSELKATEIAGELIPRLIDELPIITLLATQAHGTTIIRDAEELKVKETDRIQVVADALNSMGATIEPTEDGMIIHGPTALHGAEINTFGDHRIGMMTAIAALLAKDGEVVLERAEAINTSYPAFFEHLNSLMD from the coding sequence ATGAAATTAAGAAGAAGCGTAGAAAAACTAAAGGGAACGATTCGTGTCCCAGGTGATAAATCAATCAGTCATCGTTCTATTATTTTTGGTTCCCTTGCAAAAGGTGTTACCCGTTTCCACAATATTTTACGTGGGGAAGATGTCTTGTCAACCATGCAGGTCTTTCGTGATTTGGGTGTAAAAATTGAAGACAATGGTGATATTGTTGAAGTACACGGTGTTGGCTTTGATGGTCTTCAAGCCCCCAAAAATGATTTGGATATGGGAAATTCTGGAACCTCGATTCGTTTGATTTCAGGCGTTTTAGCAGGTCAAGACTTTGAGGCGACTATGTTTGGTGATGATTCCTTATCCAAACGTCCTATGGACCGAGTAACTATTCCACTCAGTCAAATGGGAGTAGAGATTTCTGGACAAACTGAACGTGACCTACCTCCGTTGACCATCAAAGGGAATAAGAATTTAAAACCAATTCGCTACCAACTCCCTGTAGCCTCTGCTCAAGTAAAATCAGCTCTGATTTTTGCTGCCTTGCAGGCTGAGGGAGAGTCGGTCATCGTAGAAAAAGAGTTGACTCGAAACCATACAGAAGATATGATTGTCCAGTTTGGTGGACAGTTAGAAGTCAATGGCAAGGAAATCCGCATCCAAGGTGGTCAGGAGTTTATTGCCCAAGAGATTACAGTTCCAGGAGATATTTCAAGTGCTGCTTTTTGGTTGGTTGCTGGCTTAATCATACCAGGTTCAAAAATTGTCCTTGAAAATGTGGGAATCAATGAAACTCGGACTGGTATTTTAGATGTCATTAAAGCTATGGGTGGTAAAATGACTCTTTCTAACATAGATGAACTTGCAAAATCTGCTACCATTACAGTTGAAACGTCGGAATTGAAGGCTACGGAGATTGCAGGCGAATTGATTCCTCGGTTGATTGATGAGTTGCCGATTATTACCTTACTAGCGACTCAAGCACATGGAACAACGATTATTCGTGATGCTGAGGAGTTGAAAGTTAAAGAAACGGATCGTATTCAGGTTGTTGCAGATGCTCTAAATAGTATGGGAGCAACTATTGAACCAACAGAAGATGGTATGATTATTCACGGACCAACTGCTTTACATGGTGCTGAAATCAATACATTTGGTGACCACCGTATCGGTATGATGACTGCCATTGCCGCCTTGTTGGCCAAAGATGGAGAAGTTGTATTGGAAAGAGCAGAAGCTATCAATACTAGCTATCCTGCCTTCTTTGAACACTTAAATAGTTTGATGGATTAG
- a CDS encoding shikimate kinase, with protein MPIVLLGFMGVGKTTTAHLLNLPVYDMDHIIEERIGMPIADYFSLEGEASFRQLETEVLKGLLDLPSNCIVSTGGGVIKSEVNRELLLANREDNVLLTASFEVSYQRIRKDRQSQRPLFLQCSKEEFEALYRERMALYQGLADTVIDTDKLIPEQVARKILCK; from the coding sequence ATGCCAATCGTTTTACTTGGATTTATGGGAGTTGGAAAAACAACAACAGCACATTTGTTAAATCTCCCCGTTTACGATATGGACCATATCATTGAAGAACGGATTGGTATGCCTATTGCTGACTATTTCAGTCTTGAAGGAGAGGCTTCGTTTAGACAACTGGAGACAGAGGTACTGAAAGGATTGCTGGACTTACCTAGTAATTGTATCGTATCAACTGGTGGTGGTGTGATTAAATCTGAAGTAAACAGGGAATTGCTGTTGGCAAATAGGGAGGACAATGTACTTCTTACTGCCTCCTTTGAAGTTTCCTATCAGAGAATTCGTAAGGATAGACAGTCGCAAAGACCTCTCTTTTTACAGTGTAGTAAGGAAGAGTTTGAAGCCCTCTATCGTGAACGAATGGCACTTTATCAAGGTTTAGCCGATACTGTAATCGATACAGATAAACTGATTCCAGAACAAGTAGCAAGGAAAATTTTATGCAAGTAG
- the pheA gene encoding prephenate dehydratase: MQVAYLGPRGSFTHQVAQQVFPTADLQAFETITEVIKAYETGEVTYSVIPVENSIEGSVHETIDYLFHQAEIHAVAEIVQPIAQQLLATSADKAVEVIYSHPQAIAQGKKYIQEHFPQARIEITVSTAYAARFVAEHPEQPFAAIAPQAAAVEYGLEVIAQDIQEISENFTRFWILGDKAPSIALEQVAKKVSLALTLPDNLPGALYKAMSVFSWRGISLTKIESRPLKTALGEYFFILDLDNQSEELLTYSQKELTSLDITYKVLGNYLVYMTS; this comes from the coding sequence ATGCAAGTAGCCTATCTAGGACCTCGTGGTTCTTTTACACATCAAGTGGCCCAGCAGGTCTTTCCGACTGCGGATTTGCAGGCTTTTGAGACGATTACAGAGGTTATCAAGGCCTACGAAACGGGGGAAGTTACCTATTCCGTTATTCCAGTAGAAAACTCGATTGAAGGTAGTGTTCATGAAACGATTGACTACCTCTTTCATCAGGCGGAGATTCATGCGGTTGCAGAGATTGTTCAACCGATTGCCCAACAACTGTTAGCCACGAGTGCCGATAAGGCTGTAGAGGTTATCTATTCTCATCCGCAGGCAATTGCTCAGGGGAAGAAATATATTCAGGAACATTTTCCTCAGGCTCGTATTGAAATAACAGTTAGTACAGCCTATGCTGCTCGCTTTGTGGCAGAACACCCTGAACAACCATTTGCGGCAATTGCTCCGCAAGCGGCAGCAGTTGAATATGGACTGGAAGTAATTGCGCAAGACATCCAGGAAATCAGCGAGAATTTTACACGCTTTTGGATTTTGGGGGATAAGGCTCCGTCTATTGCCCTGGAACAAGTAGCTAAAAAAGTCAGTCTTGCACTGACATTGCCAGATAACCTGCCAGGAGCCTTGTATAAGGCCATGTCTGTTTTCTCATGGAGAGGAATCAGCTTAACAAAAATAGAAAGCCGACCCCTGAAAACGGCTTTGGGTGAGTATTTTTTCATACTGGATCTTGACAATCAGTCTGAGGAATTATTAACCTATTCTCAAAAAGAATTGACTAGTTTAGATATAACCTATAAAGTACTAGGGAATTACCTGGTCTATATGACCAGCTAG
- a CDS encoding LCP family protein: MNKNNNILTHHEQLRLDYLQKNIHYLNDKESRELDYLLYKKELRERHGSPRQSLRSFTPTAYEDDYFEEDYFEEDDEQEELLPRYPERKSRKTRQAKPQRFQSPRIGPKAKVPKPKKARKKGGFKRFIGFVLLAIALVIVAMGYSFFKGMNSVSEKPVAEVFNGVDTSNGTNILILGTDGRVGESSGETRTDTIMVLNVNNTDNKVKLVSFMRDTLVDIEGYEYKLNTAYTLGEQDNQQGAEEVRKALKNSFDIDIKYYAMVDFATFATTIDTLFPEGVTIDAQFSTINGEVVSSVEVPNDLQLEENAPAYQTIQVGVQQMDGKTLLNYARYRSDDEGDFGRTRRQQEVLSAVMTQAKNPMKLFSGSEAIGKVVAMTPTTVPQSFMWLQGPGLLLDAANGIERVTIPENGDWIDDYDMYGGMALRVDFEKYQQRLAELGLR; this comes from the coding sequence ATGAATAAAAACAATAATATCCTAACCCATCATGAACAATTGAGGTTAGATTATTTGCAAAAAAATATCCACTACTTAAATGACAAAGAAAGTCGCGAGTTGGATTATCTATTATATAAAAAAGAGCTGAGAGAACGGCATGGAAGTCCAAGGCAATCTCTACGTAGCTTCACACCAACGGCTTATGAAGATGACTACTTCGAGGAAGATTATTTTGAAGAGGATGATGAGCAAGAGGAACTGTTGCCTCGCTATCCTGAACGTAAATCCAGAAAAACAAGACAAGCCAAACCTCAACGGTTTCAGTCTCCTCGTATCGGTCCCAAAGCGAAAGTACCTAAACCTAAAAAAGCTCGTAAAAAGGGTGGTTTCAAGCGCTTTATTGGTTTCGTATTGCTTGCTATAGCGCTAGTGATTGTAGCGATGGGCTATAGTTTTTTCAAAGGTATGAATAGCGTGAGTGAGAAGCCAGTAGCTGAGGTCTTCAACGGCGTAGATACATCGAATGGGACAAATATTTTAATTTTGGGAACAGACGGTCGTGTTGGCGAAAGCTCAGGTGAAACTCGAACGGATACCATCATGGTTCTAAATGTGAATAACACGGATAACAAAGTCAAACTTGTTAGCTTTATGCGGGATACCTTGGTGGATATTGAGGGATATGAATATAAACTCAATACTGCCTATACTTTGGGAGAACAGGATAATCAGCAAGGGGCTGAAGAAGTTCGGAAGGCGTTGAAGAATAGTTTTGACATTGATATCAAGTACTATGCGATGGTGGATTTTGCAACCTTTGCGACAACGATTGATACACTTTTCCCTGAGGGCGTAACGATTGATGCACAGTTTTCAACTATTAATGGTGAAGTCGTTAGCTCAGTAGAAGTGCCGAATGATTTACAGCTGGAAGAAAATGCTCCTGCTTATCAAACGATTCAGGTCGGTGTACAGCAGATGGATGGTAAGACCTTGCTTAACTACGCGCGCTATCGTTCGGATGATGAAGGTGATTTTGGTCGTACGAGACGTCAACAGGAAGTGCTATCTGCTGTTATGACACAGGCTAAAAATCCAATGAAACTATTCTCTGGCTCCGAAGCTATAGGTAAGGTTGTGGCCATGACTCCGACAACAGTACCGCAAAGCTTTATGTGGCTACAGGGACCAGGCCTTCTATTGGATGCGGCAAATGGTATCGAACGTGTTACAATCCCAGAAAATGGAGACTGGATTGACGACTATGATATGTATGGTGGTATGGCTCTTCGTGTTGATTTTGAAAAATACCAGCAGCGCTTGGCTGAGTTAGGCCTGCGTTAA